ACACCCCCCCGGCCAGGACCCCGGCGGCCAGGGCCAGGATCGGCGGGTCCACGAACGGGGCCAGGCCCAGGGCCGCGGCGATGAGGCACACGTTCAGCACCACCGGCGCGAGCGCGGGCGGCCCGAACACGTTCCAGGCGTTCAGCATGCCTCCGGCCAGTGCCGTGAGACCGATCAGGGCGATGTAGGGGAACACCCACCGGGTCAGCTCCACGGTCAGGGCGAACTTGGCCGGGTCGCGGCCGAAGCCGGCGGCGGTGGCCCGCACGATCCACGGGGCCCCGGCCACGCCCAGGGCGCTCACCGCCGTGAGCACCACGGCCAGCAGGGTCAGGGCCCGCCGCCCCAGCCGCACGGCCGAGCCCCGGCCCTCCCGCTCGGTGACCTCCACGAACACCGGCACGAACGCCACGGTGAGGCTGCCCTCGGCGAACAGCCGCCGCAGGGTGTTGGGAAGCCGGAACGCAACGAAGAAGGCGTCCAGCGCGCCCCCGGCCCCGAACGCCCAGGCCAGGACCACGTCGCGCACCACCCCCAGCACCCGGGACAGGCCGGTGGCCGCCGAGACCACCCCCGCGGCCCGGGCGATGCGGCGCCCCTCGCCCGCGGCCGGTTCGTTCGTGCCGCCCATGGCTCCTCCTGCTGGCCGGTGGGGGAAAGAGCGGGTAGGATACCACTACGGCTCCTCCGATTGGCCACCCGACCGAAGACCGTTGACCGACGACCGAAGACCGACGACCGACTCTCCCCATCTTCTGGTGTTCGCCAAGGAGCCCGTGGCCGGCAGGGTGAAGACCCGCCTCGCTCCGGCCCTGGGTGCGGCCGGGGCGGCCCGGCTCTACGAGGCGTTCCTGGAGGACCTGGGGCTCGTGCTCGACCGGTTGGGCCGGGGCCGGGTCACCTGGTTCGTGGATGGAGACCCGGCCCACCCCTCGTTCCGGGGCCGGGACGTCCGGGCCCAGGCCGGGGGAGACCTGGGACACCGGCTGGAGGGGGCCTTTGCCTGGGCCTTCTCCCAGGGCCCGGGCCCGGTGGCTGTGATCGGGTCGGACAGCCCCCTGCTGGAGCCCGGGCACCTGGACGGGCTGCTGGGCGCGGTGGCTGGCCCGGACGAGGCGGCCGTGATCCCGGCCGACGACGGGGGCTACACGGGCCTCGCCCTGGGCGCCCCCTGCCCGGCCGCGTTCCGCGGGATCGCGTGGTCCACCGGGGGGGTGCTCGGGCAAACGCTCCGAGCCCTCGAAGCGGCCGGGTTCCGGGTGCGGGTGCTGGCGGCCGTGCCCGACGTGGACGAACCGGCCGACCTCCGGCGCCTGGCCCGCCGGCTGCGGGAGCGGCCCGGCCTCGCGCCCCACACGTTCCGGGCCCTGGGACTGCGCGTGAGCGAAAGGCCCCACTCCTCCGCGCCGCCGGCAGGGTCCCCCCGCCGCGATCCGGCAAAAACCCGTTGACGTACCGCCCGAAATCCGAAGGCCCCGGGCTGCGGGGGCGGGCGGACCCGATGTTGCGGGGGCGCAGCCCCAACGACCACCCGAGAAACGAGCGAACGCCGTGGCATCCGAAAGCGAGAAGCTGATCCTCCTGGAAGACATCTCCCGGATCGTGGTCTCGTCCCACGACCTGGTGGAGACCCTCAACCAGATCACCGGGCTGCTGCGGGAGCGCCTGGGGGTGGAGGTGTGCTCGGTCTACCTGGACGAGGGGGGGGACCTGGTGCTCCGGGCCACCCGGGGACTGAACCCCGAGGCCGTGGGCCGCATCCGCATGGCCCCCTCCGAGGGGCTGACCGGCCTGGCGTTCGAGACGGGCGAGCCGGTCAACGAGGAGCGGGCCGACGCACACCCGCGGTTCAAGTTCTTCCCGGGCATCGGGGAGGAGCGGTTCCGGTCGTACCTGGGGGTTCCCCTGATCCACCGCCGGAGGCCCATCGGCGTGCTGGCGGTCCAGACCACCGAGGCCCGGCGGTTCACCCCGGACGAGGTCCGGCTCCTGGTCACCGCGGCCAGCCAGGTGGCCCCCCTGATCGCCCAGGCGCGGTTGCTGGACGCCCAGGCACGGACTGAAGAGCCCGAGCCAGACCTCTCCCCGGCCCCGGCGTTCCTGCGGGGCATGGCCGTGTCGCCCGGGTTCGCCCGGGGGCGCGCCTACCCGCTGACCGAGGAGCTGGGGTTGGAGCCGCCGGCCGAGCCGGCCCCCGAGGACCCGCGGGCCGAGCTGGACCGCCTGGAGGCCGCGGTCGAGGCCAGCGTGTCCGACGTGGAGGGGCTGCGGGCCCAGGTGACCCAGGCCCTCTCCCCCGAGGAGGGGGCGATCTTCCACGCCCACCTCCTGATCCTGGAGGACCGGTCGCTCCGGGCCAAGATCCGCGACCGCATCCTGGCCGGCTCGTCGGCCGGCCAGGCCGTGGTGGCGGTGGCCCGGGAGTACATCGGCGCGTTCCTGCGGGTCGAGGACCCCTACCTGCGCGAGCGGGCGGCCGACGTGCGCGACGTGGCCCTGCGGGTGCTGGGCCATCTGAGCGAGGGCCGGCCCCCGGGAGAGCCCATCCGCTTCTCCCGGCCCACGGTGGTGGTCGCCGAGGATCTCACGCCGTCCCGGTTCGTCCAACTGCTCCAGCCCAACCTGGCGGGGGTGGTGCTGGCCAAGGGCGGTCGCAACTCCCACACCGCCATCCTGTGCCGCTCGGCCGGGATCCCGGCCGTGATGGGAATGGGGGACCTGCCCCACGTGGAGCCCGGGGCCGAGACCATCGTGGACGGCAACGCCGGCGTCGTCTATTTCGAGCCGCCCGAGCCCGTGGTGCAGGAGTACGCGAGGCTCGAGGCCGACGCCGCGGCCGTGGAATCGGACCTACGGGCCCACCTGGCCGAGCCCCCGGTCACCCGCGACGGGGTGCGGGTGCGGCTGCTGGGAAACGCGGCGCTCCTGAGCGACGTGCCCCGCATCCTGGAGGCCGGCGGCGAGGGGGTGGGGCTGTACCGCACCGAGTTCCCGTTCCTGGTGCGGGACCGGTTCCCCGACGAGGATGAGCAGGTGGAGATCTACCGCCGCATCCTCGCGGCCCTGGACGGCCGGGTGGCCACCCTGCGCACCCTCGACGTCGGGGGGGACAAGAGCCTGCCGTACCTGCGCCTGCCCCGGGAGGAGAACCCCCACCTGGGATGGCGGTCGATCCGGGTCAGCCTCGAGATGGACGAGCCGTTCCGGATCCAGCTGCGGGCCCTGCTGCGGGCCGGCCTCCACGGCCCCCTGCGGATCGTGTTTCCCATGATCTCCACGGTGGAGGAGCTCGCCCGGGCCCGGGCCATGCTGGAGGACGAGCGGGCCCGGCTGGCGCGGCAGGGGGTCGAGGTGCCGGCCGTGGCCGTGGGCATCATGGTGGAGGTGCCGTCGGCCGTGTTGTGCCTGGACCGGCTGGCGCCCCTGGCGGACTTCTTCTCGGTGGGCACCAACGACCTCGTGCAGTACGTGCTGGCGGTGGACCGGGCCAACCCCAGGGTTGCCCACCTGTACACCCCCCTGCATCCGGCGGTTCTCGAGCTGCTCCACCGGGTGGCCCAGGTGGGCCGGCACGAGGGCAAGCCCGTGTCGGTGTGCGGGGAGATGGCGAGCCGCCCCCTGGGCGCGGCCGCCCTGCTCGCCCTGGGGATCGAGGATCTGTCGGTCAGCCCCGGATCGCTGCCGCGGATCCGGCGGCTCGTCCAGACCGTGCGCAGCGCGGACCTCCGGGCCCTGGCCCCCGCCCTGCTCGCGGCGCAAGGGGCGGGGGAGGTGGAGGAGCGCCTCGCCACCGAGCTCCGGCGCCAGGGGGTGCCCGATGGGCTGCTGGCTCCCCCGGGCCGGGAAAACGGTGTTTTTGCCAGCAACCCCCTTGAGTTCCGGCACCAACGCGGGTAAAGTCGGCGCGTTGTCGTTTCCGAAGGGTGTCCGTCCCCCTTTTCCAGAAAAGCAAGGAGGATCTCATGAACAAGGCCGAACTGCTCCAGGAAATCAGCGTCAAGGCCGGTCTCAAGGCGAAGGAGGCCGAGGCCCTGCTCGAGGCGTTCATCGCCACCACCGAAGAGACCCTGGCCAAGGGCGACAAGGTCTCGATCACCGGGTTCGGCACCTTCGCGGTGACCGAGCGGGCCGCCCGCAAGGGCCGTAACCCCCAGACCGGACAGACGATCGACATCCCGGCGAGCAAGACCCCCCGGTTCACGGCCGGCAAGAGCTTCAAGGACGCCGTGAAGTAGCCGCGGGATCCTGCTGGTTCTCCCGGAATGAAAGCGGGCGGCCCCGAGGGGCCGCCCGCTTTGCGTCTGGGACGTGGGGCCGGGCTAGAGAGGGGAGGCCACCACGTCCACCTTGGCCGACTTGCGCAGCTCGGCCAGCTTGGCCTGCACCGCCTGGTCCAGGGCCCGGGCCTTGAGGTACTGGGCGATGGACTCCTTGACGTCCTCGAACTTCTGCTGGGTGGCCTCCTTGCGGTCGGTCACCTTGATCACGTGGTACCCGAACCGGGTCTCCACCACGTCGCTCACCTTGCCCTTCTCCAGGGCGAACGCCGCGTCCGCGAACGGCTTGACCATGCGGTCCCGGGTGAAGAACCCGAGATCCCCGCCGTTGGGGGCGCTGCCCGGGTCCTCCGAGTTCTCCTTGGCGAGGGTGGCGAAGTCCTCGCCGGCAGCGGCCCGTTTCCGCAGCGCCTCGGCCTTCTCCCGGGCGGCCTTCCGGTCGGCCTCGGAGGCCGAGGGGTCGGTGCGGATCAGGATGTGGCTCGCCCGCACCTGCTCGGGCGTGGCGAACTTGTCCTGGTTGTCCTCGTAGAACTTCTTCACCTCGTCGTCCGAGACCTTCACGCTCGGCTGGATCTCGGTCTCCACGTAGTGGCGCACCAGCACCTGCTGGGCGATCAGGTCCTTCAAGCTGTCCTCGGTGAGCTGCTCGCTCTCCAAGGCCTTCTGGTAGGTGGCCTCGTCGGGGAACCGGCCCTTGATGCCCTTGAGCTCCTCGGCCACCTTGGCGTCCAGGTCGTCCACCGGCTTCTTCTTGGCCTCCTGGTACAGGAGCGTGCGGTCCACCAGCTGGCGCAGCACGTCCTCCTTCATCTTCTCGTTGGGCTGGCTCACCCCGCCGTGCATCCCGCCGGTGAGCTGGCGGAACCGGCGCAGGTAGGCCGACATGGCCCGGTCGAACTCGGCCTTGGTCACCGGCTGACCGTTCACCACCGCCACGGGCGCGTCGGGCGCGAGGGCGGCCCCCTTCTCGGCCTTCGGTTTCGCGGCGTCGTCCCCCGCCAAGGCAGGGCCGCCCAGGGCCAGGCCCGCCAGGACCATTCCGACTACGATTCGCTTCATCACTTGCTCCTTCTTGGTTGGGTTTCGGGCGCCCCAGGGCGCCCTCGGGATGACACACGGTACGAGCTCCGCACCCGGGGCCCACTCCACACCTCTGCGAACCCCAGCGCCCGGGCCTCCTCGGCCCAGCGCTCGAACTCGGCCTCCTGCAGGTACCGGCTCACCGGGACGCGACCCGGGCCCGGCCGAAGATACTGCCCCAGGCACACGGCGTCCACGCCGGCCCCCCGGAGATCGGCCAGCACCCGGCGCACCTCGTCGGCGCTCTCGCCCAGGCCGAGCATGAGCCCGCTCTTCACGGTCTGACCCCGGTCCGCCAGCCCGGCGAACGTTCGCAGCACGCCCAGGCTCCGGGCGTAGTCGGCGCCCGGCCGGATCCGGGGGTACAGGCGGGGCACGGTCTCCACATTGTGGGCCAGCACCCGGTACGGCGCGGCAGCGACCACGGCCAGGGCCTCCGGGTCCCCCTGAAAGTCCGGAACCAGGGCCTCGGCCGTGACCGGTCCGGGCAAGGCCGCCACGGCCCGGGCCACGGCCGCGTACTGGCCGGCTCCGCCGTCCGGCAGGTCGTCACGGGTGACGCTGGTGACCACCACGTGGCGCATCCCCAGACGTGCAGCCAGCTCCGCCACCCGGGCCGGCTCGTTCGGGTCCACGGGCTCGGGCCCGCCGTGGTCCACGGCGCAGAAGCCGCAGGCCCGGGTGCAGCGCCGGCCCAGGATCAGCACGGTCACGTGGCCGGCATCGTAGCACTCGGGCCGGTTGGGGCACAGGGCCCCCTCACACACCGTGGGGATGCCGAGGTCCTCGAAGACGCGCCGCGTGCGGCGCAGCCCGCTTGGGCGAACGCGGATCCGGGGGAGCGACGGGGTGGGGGTGACAGACAATCCAGAAGCGTTCCGTGTCAGCCCGGGCGGTCCATGAACCGCCCGGGCCCGGCGGCGTGGACCCGCCGGGGGATCGGGGTGTAGGCTAGCGAGCCACGAGACAACACCAGCCGAGTTCGTGGGAGACGAGTCTATCATGCCCTCCCTGAGCGCACCACCCGAAACCCCTCGGCCCCGCCGCCGGATCCGGGTGTTCGCCCTGGCTGACCGGGGCATGAGCATGGCCCACCTAGACGGCAAGGTGGCGTTCGTGCCCCGGGCCGCCCCGGGCGACACCGTGGAGGTGGAGGTGGTGCGGGAGAAGCGGCGGTACGTGAC
This is a stretch of genomic DNA from Deferrisoma camini S3R1. It encodes these proteins:
- a CDS encoding TIGR04282 family arsenosugar biosynthesis glycosyltransferase; this translates as MTDDRRPTTDSPHLLVFAKEPVAGRVKTRLAPALGAAGAARLYEAFLEDLGLVLDRLGRGRVTWFVDGDPAHPSFRGRDVRAQAGGDLGHRLEGAFAWAFSQGPGPVAVIGSDSPLLEPGHLDGLLGAVAGPDEAAVIPADDGGYTGLALGAPCPAAFRGIAWSTGGVLGQTLRALEAAGFRVRVLAAVPDVDEPADLRRLARRLRERPGLAPHTFRALGLRVSERPHSSAPPAGSPRRDPAKTR
- the ptsP gene encoding phosphoenolpyruvate--protein phosphotransferase → MASESEKLILLEDISRIVVSSHDLVETLNQITGLLRERLGVEVCSVYLDEGGDLVLRATRGLNPEAVGRIRMAPSEGLTGLAFETGEPVNEERADAHPRFKFFPGIGEERFRSYLGVPLIHRRRPIGVLAVQTTEARRFTPDEVRLLVTAASQVAPLIAQARLLDAQARTEEPEPDLSPAPAFLRGMAVSPGFARGRAYPLTEELGLEPPAEPAPEDPRAELDRLEAAVEASVSDVEGLRAQVTQALSPEEGAIFHAHLLILEDRSLRAKIRDRILAGSSAGQAVVAVAREYIGAFLRVEDPYLRERAADVRDVALRVLGHLSEGRPPGEPIRFSRPTVVVAEDLTPSRFVQLLQPNLAGVVLAKGGRNSHTAILCRSAGIPAVMGMGDLPHVEPGAETIVDGNAGVVYFEPPEPVVQEYARLEADAAAVESDLRAHLAEPPVTRDGVRVRLLGNAALLSDVPRILEAGGEGVGLYRTEFPFLVRDRFPDEDEQVEIYRRILAALDGRVATLRTLDVGGDKSLPYLRLPREENPHLGWRSIRVSLEMDEPFRIQLRALLRAGLHGPLRIVFPMISTVEELARARAMLEDERARLARQGVEVPAVAVGIMVEVPSAVLCLDRLAPLADFFSVGTNDLVQYVLAVDRANPRVAHLYTPLHPAVLELLHRVAQVGRHEGKPVSVCGEMASRPLGAAALLALGIEDLSVSPGSLPRIRRLVQTVRSADLRALAPALLAAQGAGEVEERLATELRRQGVPDGLLAPPGRENGVFASNPLEFRHQRG
- a CDS encoding HU family DNA-binding protein, with product MNKAELLQEISVKAGLKAKEAEALLEAFIATTEETLAKGDKVSITGFGTFAVTERAARKGRNPQTGQTIDIPASKTPRFTAGKSFKDAVK
- a CDS encoding peptidylprolyl isomerase — translated: MKRIVVGMVLAGLALGGPALAGDDAAKPKAEKGAALAPDAPVAVVNGQPVTKAEFDRAMSAYLRRFRQLTGGMHGGVSQPNEKMKEDVLRQLVDRTLLYQEAKKKPVDDLDAKVAEELKGIKGRFPDEATYQKALESEQLTEDSLKDLIAQQVLVRHYVETEIQPSVKVSDDEVKKFYEDNQDKFATPEQVRASHILIRTDPSASEADRKAAREKAEALRKRAAAGEDFATLAKENSEDPGSAPNGGDLGFFTRDRMVKPFADAAFALEKGKVSDVVETRFGYHVIKVTDRKEATQQKFEDVKESIAQYLKARALDQAVQAKLAELRKSAKVDVVASPL
- a CDS encoding lipoyl synthase, which translates into the protein MSVTPTPSLPRIRVRPSGLRRTRRVFEDLGIPTVCEGALCPNRPECYDAGHVTVLILGRRCTRACGFCAVDHGGPEPVDPNEPARVAELAARLGMRHVVVTSVTRDDLPDGGAGQYAAVARAVAALPGPVTAEALVPDFQGDPEALAVVAAAPYRVLAHNVETVPRLYPRIRPGADYARSLGVLRTFAGLADRGQTVKSGLMLGLGESADEVRRVLADLRGAGVDAVCLGQYLRPGPGRVPVSRYLQEAEFERWAEEARALGFAEVWSGPRVRSSYRVSSRGRPGAPETQPRRSK